In Stenotrophomonas sp. ESTM1D_MKCIP4_1, a single genomic region encodes these proteins:
- the secG gene encoding preprotein translocase subunit SecG, translated as MLMLILNVVYVLVAVAMIALILMQRGSGAAAGSGFGAGASGTVFGARGASNFLSKSTKWLAVVFFGISLFMAWYAGHGSRPAADQDLGLMSAPAASTPAAPAGELPAVPKADAVPAAPVPAANVPAQAESSVSGEEKPSEGSQKD; from the coding sequence ATGCTGATGTTGATCCTCAATGTCGTCTACGTGCTCGTGGCTGTGGCCATGATCGCGCTCATCCTGATGCAGCGTGGTTCGGGTGCGGCGGCTGGTTCGGGCTTCGGCGCTGGCGCCTCGGGCACTGTGTTCGGCGCGCGTGGCGCGTCCAACTTCCTGTCCAAGTCGACCAAGTGGCTGGCCGTCGTGTTCTTCGGCATCAGCCTCTTCATGGCCTGGTATGCCGGTCACGGCAGCCGTCCGGCGGCCGACCAGGATCTGGGCCTGATGTCCGCCCCGGCGGCCAGCACCCCGGCTGCTCCGGCAGGTGAACTCCCGGCCGTTCCGAAGGCCGATGCGGTCCCGGCCGCCCCGGTTCCGGCTGCAAATGTGCCGGCTCAGGCGGAATCTTCGGTTTCTGGTGAAGAAAAGCCCTCGGAAGGCTCCCAGAAAGACTGA
- a CDS encoding polysaccharide deacetylase family protein, whose translation MADARTVPVLMHHHVSPSPGMITVSPENFESQIAWLAENGWTSLTLDQYAGFLAGKPVPRRSIVITFDDGYLDNWVYAHPILQKYGMHAVVFVVTGWMGEGEVRPHAGMAGAALPATPDHRGCEAAIFEHDRSDEVMMRWSEARAAIDAGTFEVHCHTHTHTRWLRRDDLDRAQRRAGISQDLAISRQVLQDKLGEVSDTLCWPYGDFDQDHIEVAREHGFRYLHTTHPFGRNVVGGDPERIYRFAIRNRPANWLRKRIAQSYNPFIAPFFNGFKARKKKMVPGP comes from the coding sequence ATGGCTGATGCGCGAACTGTTCCGGTGCTGATGCACCACCACGTCAGCCCCTCGCCGGGGATGATCACCGTCTCTCCGGAAAACTTCGAGAGCCAGATTGCCTGGCTGGCCGAGAACGGCTGGACGTCGCTGACCCTGGACCAGTACGCCGGCTTCCTGGCCGGCAAGCCGGTCCCGCGCAGGTCCATCGTCATCACCTTCGACGATGGCTACCTGGACAACTGGGTGTATGCGCACCCGATCCTGCAGAAGTACGGCATGCATGCCGTGGTGTTCGTGGTGACCGGCTGGATGGGTGAAGGTGAGGTGCGACCGCATGCCGGCATGGCCGGTGCGGCGCTGCCGGCAACGCCGGACCACCGGGGCTGCGAAGCGGCGATCTTCGAGCACGACCGCAGCGATGAGGTGATGATGCGCTGGAGCGAAGCCCGCGCCGCGATCGACGCGGGTACCTTCGAGGTGCATTGCCACACCCACACCCACACCCGCTGGCTGCGCCGTGACGACCTGGACCGCGCGCAGCGCCGCGCCGGCATCAGCCAGGACCTGGCGATCTCGCGGCAGGTGCTGCAGGACAAGTTGGGCGAAGTGTCCGATACCCTGTGCTGGCCTTACGGCGATTTCGACCAGGATCACATCGAGGTGGCGCGCGAACACGGCTTCCGTTACCTGCACACCACGCACCCGTTCGGTCGCAACGTGGTCGGCGGCGATCCGGAGCGCATCTACCGGTTCGCGATCCGCAACCGCCCGGCCAACTGGCTGCGCAAGCGCATCGCGCAGAGCTACAACCCGTTCATTGCTCCGTTCTTCAACGGCTTCAAGGCACGCAAAAAGAAGATGGTGCCGGGCCCCTGA
- the tpiA gene encoding triose-phosphate isomerase: MRRKIVAGNWKLHGSRQFATDLLGQVAAGLPRSGVDVVILPPLPYLGELVEEFGQTGLVFGAQDVSSNEKGAYTGEVCAAMLHEVGARYGLVGHSERRQYHNESSELVARKFAAALHAGLVPVLCVGETLEQREAGQTEAVIAAQLAPVLALVGGEGFADAVVAYEPVWAIGTGKTASKEQAQEVHAFIRGEVARIDARIADSLPILYGGSVKPDNAGELFAQPDVDGGLVGGASLVAADFLAIAQAAAAN; this comes from the coding sequence ATGCGCCGCAAGATCGTCGCCGGAAACTGGAAGCTGCACGGCAGCCGTCAATTCGCCACTGACCTGCTGGGCCAGGTGGCTGCGGGGCTGCCCCGGAGCGGGGTGGACGTGGTGATCCTGCCGCCGCTGCCCTACCTGGGCGAGCTGGTCGAGGAATTCGGCCAGACCGGCCTGGTGTTCGGCGCGCAGGATGTCAGCAGCAACGAGAAGGGCGCCTACACCGGTGAGGTCTGCGCCGCCATGCTGCATGAGGTCGGTGCCCGCTACGGCCTGGTCGGCCACTCCGAGCGCCGCCAGTACCATAATGAAAGCAGTGAGCTGGTCGCCCGCAAGTTCGCCGCGGCCCTGCATGCCGGCCTGGTGCCGGTGCTGTGCGTCGGCGAGACCCTGGAACAGCGCGAGGCCGGGCAGACCGAAGCGGTCATCGCCGCCCAGCTGGCCCCGGTGCTGGCCCTGGTCGGGGGCGAGGGCTTTGCCGATGCCGTGGTCGCCTATGAGCCGGTCTGGGCCATCGGTACCGGCAAGACCGCCAGCAAGGAACAGGCGCAGGAGGTCCACGCGTTCATCCGTGGCGAAGTGGCGCGCATCGATGCTAGAATCGCTGATTCACTGCCCATTCTTTACGGCGGCAGCGTGAAGCCCGACAATGCCGGGGAACTGTTCGCGCAGCCGGATGTCGATGGTGGGCTGGTCGGCGGCGCCTCCCTGGTGGCCGCGGACTTCCTGGCCATCGCGCAGGCGGCGGCTGCGAACTAA
- a CDS encoding glycosyltransferase family 4 protein, translating into MNRPLRILHTEAAKGMGGQEIYILRHMQVMRARGHDVALLCQPDARLGTLARDDGFTVHTLRMGGMARLMRGIWSVSRLVRRERYDVVNTTSRRDTLIAAAGARLGGTPLVVRSRHLMSPVNSLLTYTGLPHRVITVSRFVKQLLAERGIASDSIGIVPPIAVPPRWTDIRKDDPWQCLQEVRAEVRAELGFGDDDIVVGCVAVLREPKGHADLLRAIAPLCKANPRLHLVVVGNGEAVMQRLLAMREEHGLQQQVHLLGYRDSACRLMTGFDIFALASHKEAAGTVFLEAAYVAVPIVATRVGGVPEMVAEGSNAILTRLGDNGALTAALRLLVDDKQRRQLMGRAGWDWMRSAHDFSPAGHGETTEYYYHQWLKELGHG; encoded by the coding sequence ATGAACCGCCCGTTGCGCATCCTCCATACCGAAGCCGCCAAAGGAATGGGTGGCCAGGAGATCTACATCCTTCGCCACATGCAGGTGATGCGTGCGCGCGGCCATGATGTCGCGCTGCTCTGCCAGCCCGACGCGCGGCTGGGCACGCTGGCCCGCGATGACGGCTTCACCGTGCACACCCTGCGCATGGGGGGCATGGCACGCCTGATGCGCGGCATCTGGTCGGTCTCGCGTCTGGTGCGCCGCGAGCGCTACGACGTGGTCAACACCACCAGCCGGCGCGACACGCTGATCGCCGCCGCCGGTGCACGCCTGGGCGGCACGCCGCTGGTGGTGCGCTCCCGCCACCTGATGAGCCCGGTCAACTCGCTGCTGACCTATACCGGGCTGCCGCACCGGGTCATCACCGTGAGCCGGTTCGTGAAGCAGCTGCTGGCCGAACGTGGCATCGCCAGCGACAGCATCGGCATCGTGCCGCCCATCGCAGTGCCACCGCGCTGGACCGACATCCGCAAGGACGACCCGTGGCAGTGCCTGCAGGAGGTGCGCGCTGAAGTCCGTGCCGAACTCGGCTTCGGCGACGACGACATCGTGGTCGGCTGCGTGGCCGTGCTGCGCGAGCCCAAGGGCCATGCCGACCTGCTGCGCGCGATCGCGCCGCTGTGCAAGGCCAACCCCCGCCTGCACCTGGTGGTGGTCGGCAATGGCGAAGCGGTCATGCAGCGCCTGCTGGCGATGCGCGAGGAACATGGCCTGCAGCAGCAGGTGCATCTGCTCGGCTATCGTGACAGCGCCTGCCGGCTGATGACCGGCTTCGACATCTTCGCCCTCGCCTCGCACAAGGAGGCAGCCGGCACGGTGTTCCTGGAGGCGGCCTACGTGGCCGTGCCGATTGTCGCTACACGTGTGGGCGGCGTGCCGGAAATGGTGGCCGAAGGCAGCAATGCCATCCTCACCCGGCTGGGCGACAATGGCGCCCTGACCGCCGCGCTGCGCCTGCTGGTGGACGACAAGCAGCGCCGGCAGCTGATGGGCCGGGCGGGCTGGGACTGGATGCGCAGCGCGCATGATTTCAGCCCGGCCGGGCATGGCGAAACCACCGAATACTATTACCACCAGTGGCTGAAGGAGCTGGGACATGGCTGA
- a CDS encoding sulfatase-like hydrolase/transferase, with amino-acid sequence MSVALPAAAPVPLSAPHRRWQRLAWWSLFIAANAVLALLITLGNVPLRDNPGGRLGLAYLAVALPGHLLAMGALAGALPLAIGLWPRRTRTLTLSAIALQGLWLCLLLVDAKVFALYRFHLNAMVANMVFGGALHDQVSLSWKTWLQVAGLVTAIFAAEGLLAWACWKLLSPAPHRRRVLQAWAVIALLMGGGQVATAYYDALGERAVVSQWNYLPWAQPITAKSFMRRLGVHSQQPAGLPDPRHAQLQYPLQPLRCQSHRRPNVLMVVLESLRHDALTPQYMPNTAALAGSARVYDHHFSTGNATRYGLFGLLYGLPGGYWPSMLDEQRGSQLFKVLQQQGYDLHLYGSAPLYSPEFDRTAFADVRDQLHQGPTELDPAARDQSIVTSLQQDISRSQAAQHPWLGFVFLDSTHAPYHMPAGYPPVATPMAADIDFLTFGPDHDPAPELNRYHTAVHYADSLVGQLLDQLRAQGLEQDTIVLVTGDHAEEFNDLGLNYWGHNGNFSNHQLQVPFVLRWPGEAGGHDARTSSHEDWVPTLMRHALGCENPLGDFSTGHDLLAEPAGARSLVVESWSQRAVRHGEAIYVFDKFGNATAVGQDYRPLPHQAPDPASLRAAWDALTRFRNR; translated from the coding sequence ATGTCCGTCGCCCTGCCCGCCGCCGCCCCTGTCCCGCTTTCCGCACCCCATCGCCGCTGGCAGCGGTTGGCGTGGTGGTCGCTATTCATTGCCGCCAACGCGGTCCTGGCCCTGCTGATCACGCTGGGCAACGTGCCGCTGCGCGACAACCCCGGCGGGCGCCTTGGCCTGGCCTACCTGGCCGTTGCCCTGCCGGGCCACCTGCTGGCGATGGGCGCGCTGGCCGGCGCGCTGCCGCTGGCCATCGGTCTCTGGCCGCGCCGCACGCGCACGTTGACGCTTTCAGCCATCGCGCTGCAGGGCCTCTGGCTCTGCCTGCTGCTGGTCGATGCCAAGGTGTTTGCCCTGTACCGGTTCCACCTCAACGCGATGGTGGCCAACATGGTGTTTGGCGGCGCACTGCACGACCAGGTCAGCCTGTCGTGGAAAACCTGGCTGCAGGTGGCCGGCCTGGTGACGGCGATCTTCGCCGCCGAAGGGCTGCTGGCCTGGGCCTGCTGGAAGCTGCTGTCGCCAGCGCCGCATCGGCGCCGTGTGCTGCAGGCGTGGGCCGTCATCGCCCTGCTGATGGGCGGCGGCCAGGTCGCCACCGCCTACTACGATGCGCTGGGCGAGCGCGCCGTGGTCAGCCAGTGGAACTACCTGCCCTGGGCGCAGCCGATCACCGCCAAGAGCTTCATGCGCCGCCTGGGTGTGCACAGCCAGCAGCCGGCAGGCCTGCCGGATCCGCGCCATGCCCAGCTGCAGTACCCGCTGCAGCCGCTGCGCTGCCAGAGCCACCGCCGCCCCAACGTGCTGATGGTGGTGCTGGAATCGCTGCGGCACGATGCGCTGACGCCGCAGTACATGCCCAACACGGCGGCGCTGGCCGGCTCGGCACGCGTCTACGACCACCATTTCAGCACCGGCAATGCGACCCGCTACGGTCTGTTCGGCCTGTTGTACGGCCTGCCCGGCGGCTACTGGCCGAGCATGCTGGATGAGCAGCGCGGCTCGCAGCTGTTCAAGGTGCTGCAGCAGCAGGGCTACGACCTGCATCTGTACGGCAGTGCGCCGCTGTACAGCCCCGAGTTCGACCGCACCGCGTTTGCCGATGTGCGCGACCAGCTGCACCAGGGGCCGACGGAACTGGATCCTGCCGCGCGCGACCAGAGCATCGTCACGTCCCTGCAGCAGGACATCAGCCGCAGCCAGGCCGCACAGCACCCGTGGCTGGGTTTCGTGTTCCTCGATTCCACCCACGCGCCGTACCACATGCCGGCCGGCTATCCGCCGGTGGCCACGCCGATGGCCGCCGACATCGACTTCCTCACATTCGGCCCGGACCATGACCCGGCGCCGGAGTTGAACCGCTACCACACGGCCGTGCACTACGCCGACAGCCTGGTCGGCCAGCTGCTCGACCAGCTGCGCGCGCAGGGGCTGGAGCAGGACACCATCGTGCTGGTGACCGGCGACCATGCCGAGGAGTTCAACGACCTTGGCCTCAACTACTGGGGCCACAACGGCAACTTCTCCAACCACCAGCTGCAGGTGCCGTTCGTGCTGCGCTGGCCGGGCGAGGCCGGCGGCCACGACGCGCGCACCAGTTCCCACGAGGACTGGGTGCCGACGCTGATGCGCCACGCACTGGGCTGCGAAAACCCGCTGGGGGACTTCAGTACCGGCCATGACCTGCTGGCCGAGCCTGCCGGCGCGCGTTCGCTGGTGGTGGAGAGCTGGTCGCAGCGCGCGGTACGCCACGGCGAGGCGATCTACGTGTTCGACAAGTTCGGCAACGCCACCGCAGTGGGCCAGGACTACCGGCCCCTTCCGCACCAGGCGCCGGACCCCGCCAGCCTGCGTGCCGCATGGGACGCACTCACCCGCTTCCGCAACCGTTGA
- a CDS encoding 2-oxoglutarate and iron-dependent oxygenase domain-containing protein, translating to MPGTAVSQIPTLDITRFDSDREAFVAELGAAYRQWGFAGIRNHGIPQADIDAAYDVFKAFFALPDEVKRQYHVAGSGGARGYTPFGVETAKGSKHFDLKEFWHIGREIADDSKYRDVMAPNLWPSEVEGFRERGYGLYQSLDNLGSRVLSALALHIGLPEDFFADKTNFGNSILRPIHYPPITTDDIPNVRAGAHGDINFITLLVGASAAGLEVQSHDGAWVPFTSDADTIVVNIGDMLQRLTNHVYPSTIHRVVNPPGELARQPRYSVPFFLHPNPDFLIDVLPSCITPENPSRYPEPITAHGFLEERLREIKLK from the coding sequence ATGCCAGGAACCGCTGTGAGCCAGATCCCGACCCTCGACATCACCCGTTTTGACAGCGACCGCGAAGCCTTCGTGGCCGAGCTGGGCGCGGCCTACCGCCAATGGGGATTCGCGGGCATCCGCAACCACGGCATTCCGCAGGCCGACATCGACGCGGCCTACGATGTGTTCAAGGCCTTCTTCGCCCTGCCGGACGAGGTCAAGCGCCAGTACCACGTGGCCGGCAGCGGCGGCGCCCGCGGCTACACCCCGTTCGGCGTGGAAACGGCCAAGGGCTCCAAGCACTTTGATCTGAAGGAGTTCTGGCACATCGGTCGCGAGATCGCGGACGACTCCAAGTACCGTGACGTGATGGCGCCGAACCTGTGGCCGAGCGAGGTCGAGGGCTTCCGTGAGCGCGGCTATGGTCTGTACCAGTCCCTGGACAACCTGGGTTCGCGCGTCCTGTCCGCGCTGGCCCTGCACATCGGCCTGCCGGAAGACTTCTTCGCCGACAAGACCAACTTCGGCAACTCGATCCTGCGCCCGATCCACTACCCGCCGATCACCACCGACGACATTCCGAACGTGCGTGCCGGCGCCCATGGCGACATCAACTTCATCACCCTGCTGGTGGGTGCCAGCGCCGCGGGCCTGGAAGTGCAGTCGCATGATGGTGCGTGGGTGCCCTTCACCTCCGATGCCGACACCATCGTGGTGAACATCGGCGACATGCTGCAGCGCCTGACCAACCACGTGTACCCGTCGACCATCCACCGCGTGGTCAACCCCCCGGGCGAGCTGGCCCGCCAGCCGCGCTACTCGGTGCCGTTCTTCCTGCACCCGAACCCGGACTTCCTGATCGACGTGCTGCCCTCGTGCATCACCCCGGAAAACCCGAGCCGGTACCCGGAGCCGATCACCGCCCACGGCTTCCTCGAGGAACGCCTGCGCGAGATCAAGCTGAAGTAA